GGGCGTTCGCGTTTCCAACCTGGAAAAGAATGCTTCTTCCATCAAGTTTTCCGGTGACGCCCGCATCCGTTTTCAAGAGAACAATAGTTTGCAAGGTAATAGCAATAACGGTCCCGACCGCAGCCGTTTCCAAGAACGCATTCGTGTAAACCTTGCCGCCGACGTTGCCGACAACCTGAAATTCAATGGCCGCCTGCGCTGGGAGTCCCAATCGAACGAAACTACTTCTACTGAGCCGAGGAGCAAGACTGCTGCTGTGCAATTTGACATCGCTAACTTCCAATATACCAATGGCGGCTTCGGCTTGGGTATCGGTCGCTTTGAACCTACCATCGGTCAGGGCCTGATGCTGAAACAGGACAATATTGACGGTTTTACTACCAGCTACAATTTCGACAAAAACGTAAAATTGACCGGTTACCTTGTTGACGTAAGCCAGGCGCAAAACAATAATTTATGGGTGGATGGTAATTCTGCCACTAAAGATGCTCACAATGCGTATATCGCCGACCTTGCTGTAAAAGTTTCCCCTGTCGTCAACGCTACCGCTTCTTATCTTGGCACCATGAGCGGCGATAATTACCGCTATAGAAACTGGGCTGTTGGCGCTAATGCCAAGCTTGGTTTGTTCAAAGTGACGGGCGAATATGTTAAAAATAATTACAACATGGACGGTATAACCAGTCCACAACGGGACGCTTGGTGGGGTAAGCTTGAATATCAGGGAACTGACTGGAAAAAACCGGGTTCCTATGGTTTAAGTGTTGAATATTATAACATCGGCAAGAATGCAATCGACGGTTCTCTCACCGCCCTTGACTATAGTACTTTTGGTGTCGGCATTAAAGGCTGGCAGTACGGCTTCGAATACATGCTGGCTAAAAACGCTAAACTTAGAGGGTTTGTCGGTGACTTCCGTCCCTATGACAAAGGCATCAGCAACTACGATTTCAACACAGCCTACACTCTACAAACTGAATTCAGATTCTAATTCGCACTTAAAAATAAAAGATCCCTTTCGGGATCTTTTATTTTTATTAAGCAAGAGGGGACGGTTCCGTTGACAACAATTAATTCTAATTATAGAGCTTCACCGGTGAACATTTTCAAGATTGAGACTACATTTTGAGCAAGAGGGACGGTTCTGTTGACAGCAAACCAACTCAATGAAGAATGATTAGATATATTGGATTTCCTACTTATAAATAGAAATTTCTTACCATATTGTTTAAAAGTACTACAAAAGCATATAATAAGATTACAGAAGCAAAACAAAAGTGAAAGGAGAGTTTATCATGTTTGGCATTACAGAAGAAGTAAAAGTGGGCATAAAAAGCCAGATTGTGATTCCTGCCAGGATTCGTAATAATGCTAAAGTTGGACCGGGAGACATTTTAATTATGACCAGTGACCGCAACGGGCGTATTTCTCTTGTGAAAAAACCGGCTGATTGGGCCAAAGCTGCTTTTGGCTGCTGCAAAGGAGCCTGGGGAGATAAACCCCTTGAATACCTGGAGAAAGAACGTGAATCATGGGATTAACAGAATTTCTTGCAAAGTACAAACGTATAGCCTTGGATACGAATATTTTTATTTCTCTATTTGCAGAAGAGCCGCTAGGAGAAAAAGTTGTGCCTATTATTCACGCGGTGGCCAATAAAGGCACTCATGAGATTATTGCCTCTGTGTTATCTTTTTCTGAATGTGCGGTACGGCCTTACAGAGATGGTAACTGGGCAGCGCTTGACCAGGTAAAACTCATGTTTCAAATGCCCAATTTAACCGTTTGCGAAATGGATGGAGCTGTGGCCGAGGAAGCGGCACGAATCCGCGCGGTTTATAATCTAAAAATGCCTGATGCTATTATTGTTGCCACCGCAATTATACATAAGGCTGATGTTTTCCTGACCAATGATCATAGGTTGGGCAGCGTCAAGGAGATCCCTATCATTAAATTGGATGAGCTATAAAATACTGCTTACCATTTCTTCAATTTGGGAAACAGATATATACTGCATACATTGCTGGTCTTCGCAAACTTTTTTCCCTACCCGCTTTGATATTCCCGGCACTACGGCCACCCGGATCGGGATGCAGGGGATGCACGGCAGGCTGGGGGGAGCAGCTATGATGGCCTTATTAGACAGGGGAGCGACGCTGGCGGGAGCTGTGGACCCAAATATGGCAATCATGGGAACGCCTAACGCCGAGGCAATATGCATGGGGGCAGTATCCAGAGTGATAAAGAGGTCCGTCCTTTTGAGCAATTCCATTGATTGGGTCAAAGTGGTGGCGCCGCATAAGTTCATTACCGGTACTTGGGCAAGACTGACCAGTTGTTCAACATATTCTTTGTCATATGAACCGCCAATGATAAAAAAATTTGCATCATAACCGGTATGAAGCCTTCGCAAAAGTTCGGCAAACCGTTTTTGGGGCCAGGTTTTACGCGGATTGGTTTTAACACATAGTCCAATATTGTATTTTCGTTTCGGCAAAGAATTAAAGAAACTTTTCGCAAACGCTGCATCTTGAGGATTGGCAACCGGCAGCACCGGGCCGGCACTCTGCGAACTGCCGGTGAAAGACCGGATCATGTCCTGCAGAATAGCAGTATAATGATGTGTTTGAAAATATCCTGCTTTAAAATGCCTGGTTATCAGGAGAGGCATAGTGGTATTACTGCCAAACAAACTTGTCGGACCGATGCGAACGGGAATGCCGGCCAGACACGCGAGTAAGGCCGGGCGAATTTTGCCGTCCAGCGAGACATAAAGATCAAAATTTTGCTTTTTTATTGCTGAAACCACAGCTGTCATATTTTTGAAAGATATGCGCTTTTGCACATAATCTAGAGCAATTACTTCATCAATAACAGGATTGTTCCGCACAATTTCTTCCGCCAAACGTTTAACAATAATTGTAGTTTTGGCTTGGGGGTATATTTTTTTTAAGAGAGCCGCGGCGCTTGTCGCCATAACCGCATCGCCAATGGCAAGAGTGCAGCTTAAGAGTATATTTCCATATTCCATCGTTTTTTTACAGAACGTAGCATGGTTTCAATTGTGGGATGAAGCCGGCTTCCGTTTTGTTCCTCCTTTATTTTTATATGATATTTATTATAACTAAAAGCGACTATTCCCGGCAAGACTTGTCACTTAGGCCGTATGACATCATTAATATTAAGAGTAGCCAAAATCCTTCAAATTCTTTACGGTCCGCAGACGCTAATCGCCTTTTTTAGCAGGAAAATATTCTCTATATCTCGAATGCTTTACTCATACCAGTGCCAAAAGCAACAAAAGCAGCCGGATGCCGGGTATGAGGCAAAGGAGAGATTATCAGTGAGTGAACAATTATTAAGTAAAATATTAGGCAAGCTGGAATCCATAGATACCCGCTTGAGCAATGTTGAAAATCGCATAGGCAGTCTCGAAGACCGCATGGGTAATGTCGAAAATCGCATAGGCAGTCTCGAAGATCGCATGGGTAATGTCGAAAATCGCATAGGCAGTCTCGAAGATCGCATGGGTAGTCTCGAAGGCCGCATGGGTAGTCTCGAAGATCGCATGGGTAGTCTCGAGGGCCGCATGGGTAGTCTCGAAGACCGCATAGGCAGTCTCGAAGGCCGCATGGGTAATGTCGAAGAGCAGTCAGGTGAAACAAATCAGATTGTTAAAGCTCTAATGCACCGCACCGAAGAATTGGATGCCAAGTTTGATGGTCTATTGCATACCGTTGTCACAAAAGAATGCATCGCGCCCTTGGCGACCAGGGAGGATATTGCCCGTATTGCCGAAACCCAGGAATTACATACACAATGGCTGCGAAAATTGTCGGCCGATACTACCCAACATGAATTGGAAATTAACCGCCTGAAGGTGGCTAAATAACTAAATAATCAAAGCATCAAAGGATCGAAGGCAGGAAGTAGAATGAAAATGAATAGGAACACAATTATCGAGGAGGCTTTTAATATGGTGAATTTAAAGAAAACAATGGTTATAGCTGTGCTGGTGTTATTTACAATTGCAGTGGTCGGGGTGACTCCCGTACTGGCCCAGGCGGCGGAAAGCGAACTGACGGTAATCGGCAAGTTGTCGCTGCTTGAGAAGCTTGTCTATGGTGTTCCCCAAACCGGCGCGTTGCTGGACCGTACTGTTCAACTGGAGAAAGATATCTACGGGCAGGTGGTTGAAGACGCCATCATGGACAGAGTGGATAAGCTGTATGCCTATGTTAAGGAGAACTCGGAATCCGCTCCCTCCATGCTGATAAAACTGAATGCCGCCGAATGGATGTTTACCCATAATGTGACCAACAACCCGATTAAGGTCAAAATAGAAAATATTGAGCGCCTGTTAAAGGGCAGTCCGGCAACCGGTTCCCTCAGCGAACGGTTGGGCAGTCTGACACAGCTTGCCTTTAGCGGCGGTCAAATGGAAGTGGTGGCTGCCATATTAGCCAAAGACACTTTGGTAAAAGTTAAGACTTTATCCACTTTGAACAGCAAGCAAAGCCGCAGCGGGGATACGGTGGCCTTGCAGGTAGTGGATGATGTGTTCATCGGCGGAGTGCTGGTAATCCCCAAAGGTTCTGTTGGCACAGGTAAGGTTGCAAAAGTGGAGCAAGCCGGCAATTTTGGCCGGGACGCGAAACTGGAGGTATCCTTCGACAGCGTGGCCGCTGTTGACGGCGCCACGGTACCTACTT
This window of the Methylomusa anaerophila genome carries:
- a CDS encoding S-layer homology domain-containing protein, with translation MKKQVALALAAAFTLSVAGTALAAPANPFVDVPANHWSYDAVNKLVKAGVVSGYGDGTYKGDRTLTRYEMATVVAKAMANSEKADAETKATIDKLQTEFASELNNLGVRVSNLEKNASSIKFSGDARIRFQENNSLQGNSNNGPDRSRFQERIRVNLAADVADNLKFNGRLRWESQSNETTSTEPRSKTAAVQFDIANFQYTNGGFGLGIGRFEPTIGQGLMLKQDNIDGFTTSYNFDKNVKLTGYLVDVSQAQNNNLWVDGNSATKDAHNAYIADLAVKVSPVVNATASYLGTMSGDNYRYRNWAVGANAKLGLFKVTGEYVKNNYNMDGITSPQRDAWWGKLEYQGTDWKKPGSYGLSVEYYNIGKNAIDGSLTALDYSTFGVGIKGWQYGFEYMLAKNAKLRGFVGDFRPYDKGISNYDFNTAYTLQTEFRF
- a CDS encoding AbrB/MazE/SpoVT family DNA-binding domain-containing protein, coding for MFGITEEVKVGIKSQIVIPARIRNNAKVGPGDILIMTSDRNGRISLVKKPADWAKAAFGCCKGAWGDKPLEYLEKERESWD
- a CDS encoding type II toxin-antitoxin system VapC family toxin, yielding MGLTEFLAKYKRIALDTNIFISLFAEEPLGEKVVPIIHAVANKGTHEIIASVLSFSECAVRPYRDGNWAALDQVKLMFQMPNLTVCEMDGAVAEEAARIRAVYNLKMPDAIIVATAIIHKADVFLTNDHRLGSVKEIPIIKLDEL
- a CDS encoding glycosyltransferase family 9 protein, encoding MEYGNILLSCTLAIGDAVMATSAAALLKKIYPQAKTTIIVKRLAEEIVRNNPVIDEVIALDYVQKRISFKNMTAVVSAIKKQNFDLYVSLDGKIRPALLACLAGIPVRIGPTSLFGSNTTMPLLITRHFKAGYFQTHHYTAILQDMIRSFTGSSQSAGPVLPVANPQDAAFAKSFFNSLPKRKYNIGLCVKTNPRKTWPQKRFAELLRRLHTGYDANFFIIGGSYDKEYVEQLVSLAQVPVMNLCGATTLTQSMELLKRTDLFITLDTAPMHIASALGVPMIAIFGSTAPASVAPLSNKAIIAAPPSLPCIPCIPIRVAVVPGISKRVGKKVCEDQQCMQYISVSQIEEMVSSIL